From the Luteolibacter arcticus genome, one window contains:
- the msrA gene encoding peptide-methionine (S)-S-oxide reductase MsrA yields MKRRRLLALLLFLPAIASCEPKEAMPAEAKQPAPAPKVPEGSEVITLGAGCFWCVEAVYKQIPGVQAVVSGYMGGTVANPTYEQVCTESTGHAEVVQVVYDPKKLSTEKLLEWFWNLHDPTTLNKQGADVGTQYRSAIYYHTDAQKAVAEKSKKEAQPEFKNPIVTEITKASVFYPAENYHQDYYFQNKNKNGYCRMVITPKLEKLKLDH; encoded by the coding sequence ATGAAACGCCGCCGTTTGCTCGCGCTCCTGCTTTTCCTGCCCGCCATTGCCTCCTGCGAACCCAAAGAAGCCATGCCTGCCGAAGCCAAACAACCCGCCCCCGCCCCCAAAGTCCCCGAAGGCTCCGAAGTCATCACCCTCGGCGCCGGCTGTTTCTGGTGCGTCGAGGCCGTTTACAAGCAGATCCCGGGCGTGCAAGCCGTCGTCTCCGGCTATATGGGCGGCACCGTGGCAAACCCCACCTACGAGCAGGTTTGCACCGAATCCACCGGCCACGCCGAAGTGGTACAAGTCGTTTACGATCCGAAGAAACTTTCCACGGAGAAGCTCCTCGAGTGGTTCTGGAACCTCCACGACCCCACCACCCTGAACAAGCAGGGCGCGGACGTTGGCACCCAGTATCGCTCCGCCATCTATTACCACACGGACGCCCAGAAGGCGGTGGCGGAGAAATCGAAAAAGGAGGCTCAGCCGGAATTCAAGAACCCGATCGTGACCGAGATCACCAAGGCCAGCGTGTTCTATCCCGCCGAGAACTACCACCAGGACTATTATTTCCAGAACAAGAACAAGAACGGCTACTGCCGCATGGTGATCACGCCGAAGCTTGAGAAGCTGAAACTCGATCACTGA
- a CDS encoding AMP-binding protein, with protein sequence MSIQILHADRIPPTGCLVIPGRVGTHELPQLEKLFSGRRITWLIEEKSKLDPTTQATLERSGAAAAFADEDDAPAMGEQLRPALENGGVIVYIPGRAVSRKAIPCVIPGKTLRTLCSFGLPVLPVLVDYPRDACLSVERTGSMPQVVIGVGTLLTPKEASPATYRERLLELVEESFSRRPLLKSSLGMALLHGLKKHSRNKVHDGSDDSSIGFDRILGAALVFSKYLRESTDNPRIGIILPPGKAGLIANLAAVFAGKTPVNFNFTAGHEAVRSAMRQAKLDRYITADPFVRKLASFPWPPNRDLIFIERALPGLKKKIVTWTILSKLLPSSVIAPLFGIGKKRNNDEAILLFTSGSSGEPKGVPLSHRNVLGNVCQFGTRLNLAPGAAILGCLPLFHSFGCTVTLWYPIIEGIDLVTYPNPMETKRLAELIAQKGVNVLLATPTFLRGYMKRVEPEQLRSLQLVVTGAEKLPDNLAQSFEERFGIPPQEGYGLTETSPATNVNLPDPAPAGEAIVIPSSRRGSVGQLLPGIALRLTDPATEKPQPADKQGVIWLKGANIFPGYLNNTKKSEEVLTKDGWFRTGDVGRIDDDGFLYIEGRISRFSKIAGEMVPHETVEAAINKALGLDAEAERKIAIVGIPDEAKGEAIVLLSTIAGPALEQECIDLRYKLMDAGFPSLWCPRIIVPVEEIPVLASGKLDLKGCEELARG encoded by the coding sequence ATGTCCATCCAGATTCTCCACGCCGACCGGATTCCCCCGACCGGATGCCTCGTTATCCCCGGTCGCGTCGGCACGCATGAGCTGCCGCAGCTTGAGAAGCTCTTTTCCGGCCGCCGCATCACCTGGCTGATCGAGGAGAAATCGAAGCTGGATCCGACCACGCAGGCGACCTTGGAGCGGTCAGGTGCCGCCGCGGCCTTCGCCGATGAGGACGATGCCCCCGCCATGGGCGAGCAACTCCGCCCGGCGCTCGAGAACGGCGGCGTGATCGTTTACATCCCCGGACGCGCGGTGTCCCGCAAGGCCATCCCCTGCGTCATCCCGGGCAAGACGCTGCGCACCCTCTGCTCCTTCGGCCTGCCAGTGCTGCCGGTGCTGGTCGACTACCCCCGCGACGCCTGCCTGTCGGTGGAGCGCACCGGGTCGATGCCACAGGTGGTGATCGGCGTTGGCACCCTGCTCACCCCGAAGGAAGCCAGCCCGGCAACCTACCGCGAGCGGCTGCTGGAGCTGGTGGAGGAGTCCTTCTCCCGCCGCCCGCTGCTCAAGTCCTCGCTCGGCATGGCCCTGCTCCACGGCCTCAAGAAGCACTCGCGGAACAAGGTCCACGACGGCTCCGATGACTCCTCGATCGGCTTCGACCGCATCCTCGGTGCCGCCCTCGTTTTCTCGAAGTATCTCAGGGAATCCACCGACAATCCCCGCATCGGCATCATTCTGCCGCCCGGAAAAGCCGGACTCATCGCCAATCTCGCCGCCGTCTTCGCGGGTAAGACCCCGGTGAACTTCAACTTCACCGCCGGCCACGAAGCCGTTCGCTCGGCGATGCGCCAGGCGAAGCTCGACCGCTACATCACCGCCGACCCCTTCGTCAGGAAGCTGGCCTCGTTCCCGTGGCCGCCGAACCGCGACCTGATCTTCATCGAGCGAGCCCTGCCGGGCCTGAAGAAGAAGATCGTGACCTGGACGATCCTCTCGAAGCTCCTGCCCTCGTCGGTCATCGCGCCGCTGTTTGGCATCGGCAAAAAGCGCAACAACGACGAGGCGATCCTGCTGTTCACCTCCGGCTCGTCCGGCGAACCGAAGGGCGTTCCCCTCAGCCATCGCAACGTGCTTGGCAATGTCTGCCAGTTCGGCACCCGCCTCAATCTCGCTCCGGGTGCCGCCATCCTTGGCTGCCTGCCACTTTTCCACTCCTTCGGCTGCACGGTCACGCTGTGGTATCCCATCATCGAGGGCATCGACCTGGTGACCTACCCGAATCCGATGGAAACCAAGCGCCTCGCCGAACTCATCGCGCAGAAGGGCGTCAATGTCCTGCTGGCCACGCCGACCTTCCTGCGCGGCTACATGAAGCGCGTCGAGCCCGAGCAACTCCGCTCCCTGCAGCTCGTGGTCACCGGCGCGGAGAAGCTGCCGGACAATCTGGCACAGTCCTTCGAGGAGCGCTTCGGCATCCCCCCGCAGGAAGGCTATGGCCTTACCGAGACGTCCCCGGCGACCAACGTCAACCTGCCCGATCCGGCTCCCGCCGGCGAAGCGATCGTGATCCCTTCGTCCCGCCGCGGTTCGGTGGGCCAGTTGCTACCCGGCATCGCCCTGCGCCTGACCGACCCTGCAACTGAAAAGCCGCAGCCGGCCGACAAGCAGGGGGTGATCTGGCTCAAGGGCGCCAATATCTTCCCGGGCTATCTCAACAACACCAAGAAGTCGGAGGAAGTCCTCACCAAGGACGGCTGGTTCCGCACCGGCGATGTCGGCCGCATCGATGACGACGGCTTCCTCTACATCGAGGGACGCATCTCCCGCTTCTCCAAGATCGCCGGTGAAATGGTGCCGCACGAAACCGTGGAAGCCGCCATCAACAAGGCGCTCGGCCTGGATGCCGAGGCGGAACGCAAGATCGCCATCGTCGGCATCCCCGATGAGGCAAAGGGCGAAGCCATCGTGCTCCTCTCCACCATCGCCGGCCCGGCCTTGGAACAAGAGTGCATCGACCTCCGTTACAAGCTGATGGACGCCGGCTTCCCCTCCCTGTGGTGCCCCAGGATCATCGTGCCGGTGGAGGAGATTCCCGTGCTCGCCTCCGGCAAGCTCGACCTCAAGGGCTGCGAAGAACTGGCCCGGGGCTGA
- a CDS encoding type II secretion system protein → MRAGLQRPSQGFTLIEIVLVLVLIALMIGGALGYMIASDDERVLRESSVEVEVMAKRARALAALQQRPYALEFHEQTVNLMPLAEAMMDPRDRERMIEHQEMMIAEGTTAAPAFNPVHASWTMDEDLRMFVRRWASDVWLPVDAKNRHIWRFDPEGFCEPVGVKFQMERSWLEAEFHPLTGGIRDQSQEIY, encoded by the coding sequence ATGCGCGCCGGGCTCCAACGACCATCGCAAGGATTCACGCTCATCGAGATCGTTCTCGTGCTGGTGTTGATCGCGCTGATGATCGGCGGGGCCTTGGGATACATGATCGCGTCGGATGACGAGCGCGTGCTGCGCGAGTCCTCGGTGGAAGTCGAGGTGATGGCCAAGCGCGCTCGCGCCTTGGCCGCCCTCCAGCAACGGCCCTACGCGCTGGAATTCCACGAACAGACGGTGAATCTGATGCCGCTGGCCGAGGCAATGATGGACCCGCGCGACCGGGAAAGGATGATCGAGCATCAGGAGATGATGATCGCCGAGGGCACGACGGCGGCACCGGCCTTCAATCCGGTGCACGCGAGTTGGACCATGGACGAAGATCTCCGGATGTTCGTCCGCCGCTGGGCCAGCGATGTTTGGCTGCCGGTGGATGCGAAAAACCGCCACATCTGGCGATTCGACCCCGAAGGCTTTTGCGAGCCGGTGGGGGTGAAGTTTCAAATGGAACGGAGCTGGCTGGAAGCGGAGTTTCATCCACTGACCGGGGGCATCCGCGACCAATCCCAAGAGATTTACTAA
- a CDS encoding restriction endonuclease subunit S produces MKTIAFLTLLLAGTSAFAAPPVKKPVTSYLHLSQNSPFTAKPPPPAGPQAVDNFEDWALGGVSEVEGGYMVTLVHKKNQGETQIIKPRGTVHNAKEEMTWLNPGDPKAFKVDSVKYGKTSWKDTTVTISTGGKTGTVKFDDKQLAPAAAAAPAQNRQQGQPGQPPQPGQAVPAPAAGQPGQQPSNRPPRQRVLPPAPNGQQPQGQGRPNR; encoded by the coding sequence ATGAAAACGATCGCATTCCTTACACTCCTTCTCGCAGGCACCAGTGCTTTTGCCGCCCCACCGGTGAAGAAGCCAGTGACGAGCTATCTGCATCTCTCCCAGAACTCGCCATTCACCGCCAAGCCGCCTCCGCCCGCCGGTCCCCAGGCAGTGGACAACTTCGAAGACTGGGCGCTCGGTGGCGTCTCCGAGGTCGAAGGCGGTTACATGGTGACCTTGGTTCACAAGAAGAACCAAGGCGAGACCCAGATCATCAAGCCGCGCGGAACCGTCCACAATGCCAAGGAGGAGATGACGTGGCTCAATCCCGGCGATCCCAAGGCCTTCAAGGTGGATAGCGTGAAGTATGGCAAGACGTCTTGGAAAGACACCACCGTGACGATCTCCACCGGCGGCAAGACCGGGACCGTGAAATTCGACGACAAGCAGCTCGCACCTGCAGCCGCCGCGGCCCCAGCCCAAAACCGCCAGCAGGGACAACCCGGCCAACCGCCGCAGCCTGGTCAGGCCGTTCCTGCTCCCGCGGCCGGCCAACCCGGCCAGCAGCCAAGCAATCGCCCGCCACGCCAGCGGGTGCTGCCTCCCGCTCCAAATGGTCAACAGCCGCAAGGCCAAGGCCGCCCCAATCGCTAA
- a CDS encoding secretin N-terminal domain-containing protein, with amino-acid sequence MLPKSHFLLAGLIASGTALAQVPQPPPAGAPIQPGVVPPNNPAALAQKVKQDGFLEPKINGERLAELYSELTGRRVTVSNAAIAAEFRFVQQGPITYGEAAELLKIAAVLEGFVFIPSGENHDKLLYSQSVAQAPDEDLPFITDAADLPEGEQVVTYVMPLKHIKPDEVVRAFTAVVKQFGSYGSIAAVPNAASVIITENTSLIRRLIELQDVIDVPKSDVGTKFIKVQYADVQELSEILNEILNTQQQQQSTAGVQRVGGAPATPAAPQPGGAAPVATQGGASGAEGGGAGEDVPIQIVPSTRTNQIFAMGRPVDIVFVESLIAGFDTPTDTRNYLRRKLKFLAVADFLPVAEQALQRAFGGSSTQGGATGGGGAAGGGGRSGANFGSGGGNTSRTNQTSRGGNSSSNRSGGSNFGSNQGGGSSFGGGGSGGGFGGGSTGGGGGGGETLVNNAPTAQLVGRTLLVADNITNSLVVQGPPASLEVVNQLLDEIDVKAEQVMISCVFGQLTLTDDLNYGLDFLREVENRGDNSIGGRGGSGIAPSLPLDGSAFNPGSLAATAGLGIYGKIGPYLNVYLEALQATTKFNIVARPTVFMANNQTGLIRSGQQIAVPTNSFNSGSTGQSTNIDYRDVVLDLEVTPLVNSPDEITLHITVQNDEVVGSQVIEGVGEVPTISTRLLDTTVTVPNNETIVLGGLITTRNNQSRSGIPLLSQIPYIGGLFGSTDNKTDREELLVFIQPKIINDKGSLYDGQADVDSRYKFDDENRDIIDGPGVLPTKGALDKPAGSGKAPNAAPVEIIEEEPAPRRVSSRPTGFIKNR; translated from the coding sequence ATGTTGCCCAAATCGCATTTCCTCCTCGCCGGCCTGATCGCGTCCGGGACCGCGCTTGCCCAAGTGCCGCAACCGCCACCGGCTGGAGCTCCTATCCAGCCCGGCGTGGTGCCGCCGAACAACCCTGCGGCGCTGGCCCAGAAGGTGAAGCAGGACGGCTTCCTGGAGCCGAAGATCAACGGCGAACGCCTAGCCGAGCTCTACTCCGAGCTGACCGGCCGACGCGTGACCGTGAGCAATGCCGCCATTGCCGCCGAGTTCCGCTTCGTGCAGCAGGGTCCGATCACCTACGGGGAAGCGGCCGAACTACTCAAGATCGCTGCCGTCCTCGAGGGGTTTGTTTTCATTCCATCTGGCGAGAACCACGACAAGCTGCTGTATTCGCAGAGCGTCGCCCAGGCACCGGATGAAGATTTGCCGTTCATCACCGATGCCGCCGACTTGCCGGAAGGCGAGCAGGTCGTCACCTATGTGATGCCGCTCAAGCACATCAAGCCGGATGAGGTCGTGCGCGCCTTCACCGCCGTGGTGAAGCAATTTGGCAGTTACGGTTCGATCGCCGCGGTGCCGAATGCCGCGAGCGTGATCATCACCGAGAACACCTCGCTGATCCGCCGCTTGATCGAACTCCAGGACGTCATCGACGTGCCCAAGAGCGACGTCGGCACGAAGTTCATCAAGGTCCAGTACGCCGACGTGCAGGAGCTTTCCGAGATCCTCAACGAAATCCTCAATACCCAGCAGCAGCAGCAGAGCACGGCGGGCGTCCAGCGCGTGGGCGGGGCTCCCGCGACACCGGCGGCGCCCCAGCCGGGTGGGGCTGCACCAGTCGCCACCCAGGGTGGTGCGAGCGGAGCCGAAGGCGGCGGGGCAGGGGAAGACGTGCCGATCCAGATCGTGCCGAGTACCCGCACCAACCAGATCTTCGCGATGGGCCGGCCGGTGGACATCGTCTTCGTGGAAAGCCTGATCGCGGGCTTCGACACGCCGACCGACACGCGCAACTATCTTCGCCGCAAGCTGAAGTTCCTGGCCGTGGCGGATTTCCTGCCGGTGGCCGAGCAAGCGCTGCAGCGCGCCTTCGGCGGCTCGTCCACGCAAGGTGGCGCTACCGGCGGCGGCGGAGCGGCGGGCGGCGGCGGTCGCTCGGGCGCGAACTTCGGTTCCGGCGGCGGCAACACCTCCCGCACCAACCAAACCTCGCGCGGCGGCAACAGCAGTAGCAATCGCTCCGGCGGCAGCAACTTCGGCAGCAATCAAGGGGGCGGCAGCTCCTTTGGTGGCGGTGGTAGCGGCGGTGGCTTCGGCGGTGGCAGCACTGGCGGCGGCGGAGGGGGCGGCGAGACCCTCGTCAACAACGCGCCGACTGCCCAACTCGTGGGACGCACCTTGCTGGTCGCCGACAACATCACCAACTCGCTCGTGGTCCAAGGCCCGCCGGCCAGCCTCGAAGTGGTCAACCAGCTCCTCGACGAGATCGACGTGAAGGCGGAGCAGGTGATGATTTCCTGCGTCTTCGGCCAACTCACGCTGACCGACGACCTGAACTACGGCCTCGACTTCCTCCGCGAGGTGGAAAACCGCGGCGACAATTCGATCGGTGGTCGTGGCGGCAGCGGCATTGCCCCGTCGCTTCCCCTCGATGGCAGCGCGTTCAATCCCGGCAGCCTCGCGGCCACCGCCGGTCTAGGCATCTACGGGAAAATCGGCCCTTACCTGAACGTTTACCTCGAAGCCCTCCAAGCGACCACCAAGTTCAATATCGTCGCCCGGCCAACCGTGTTCATGGCGAACAACCAGACCGGCTTGATCCGCAGCGGCCAGCAGATCGCGGTGCCGACCAATAGCTTCAACAGCGGCTCCACGGGCCAAAGCACCAACATCGACTATCGCGACGTGGTGCTCGATCTGGAAGTCACCCCGCTGGTCAACTCGCCGGATGAAATCACGCTCCACATCACGGTGCAGAATGATGAAGTCGTCGGCAGCCAGGTGATCGAGGGGGTCGGCGAAGTGCCCACCATTTCGACCCGCCTGTTGGACACGACGGTCACCGTGCCGAATAACGAGACGATCGTGCTCGGCGGCTTGATCACCACGCGCAACAACCAGAGCCGCTCCGGGATCCCGCTGCTCAGCCAGATCCCCTACATCGGCGGGCTCTTTGGTAGCACCGACAACAAAACCGACCGCGAGGAGCTGCTGGTCTTCATCCAGCCGAAGATCATCAACGACAAGGGCTCACTCTACGACGGCCAGGCCGACGTTGATTCCCGCTACAAGTTCGACGACGAGAACCGCGATATCATCGACGGCCCCGGCGTGCTGCCGACCAAGGGCGCGCTCGACAAGCCTGCGGGTTCCGGCAAGGCTCCGAACGCGGCCCCGGTCGAGATCATCGAAGAGGAACCCGCTCCGCGGCGCGTTTCCAGCCGTCCGACGGGCTTCATCAAGAATCGCTGA
- a CDS encoding general secretion pathway protein GspK → MKSTFPKQRGSALVAVIWLIAILAMATVATLRVVSFDVDLGTSQIHGFRARQLAEMGIAVASNPAVKRTDPLLKQFSGESGEGFEARIISEGEKFNINAILLRGDEQLLKSMFSDWGLTLDECQMLVDGLMDWVDQNDEVGLNGAESDWYLEQGRLNQPFNRPFYNLDEVRLVRGMDYVEAMKPDWRNWFTIWSSGALDLNEASAELIAAAAEITPEDANVIPETVRGIDGIRDTDDDAPFQSVEQALALLGVDGNVRPEISARMTVNDTTTRLESIGTVAGAKRKITVIVRNRTGRPAVLERTEEVMP, encoded by the coding sequence ATGAAATCTACTTTTCCCAAACAACGCGGCTCAGCCCTCGTCGCCGTCATCTGGCTTATCGCCATCCTGGCGATGGCGACGGTGGCGACCTTGCGGGTGGTCTCGTTTGACGTCGATCTCGGGACATCGCAGATCCACGGCTTCCGCGCCCGGCAACTGGCCGAGATGGGCATCGCCGTGGCGTCGAATCCGGCGGTGAAGCGCACCGATCCCTTGCTCAAGCAATTTTCCGGAGAGAGCGGGGAGGGCTTCGAGGCCCGTATCATTTCCGAAGGGGAAAAGTTCAATATCAACGCCATCCTGCTGCGGGGCGACGAGCAGCTTCTCAAGTCGATGTTCAGCGACTGGGGCCTGACGCTGGACGAGTGCCAGATGCTAGTGGACGGCCTGATGGACTGGGTGGACCAGAACGACGAGGTCGGCCTCAATGGCGCGGAGTCGGACTGGTATCTGGAACAAGGCAGGCTTAACCAGCCCTTCAACCGGCCCTTCTACAACCTCGATGAAGTGCGGTTGGTGCGTGGCATGGATTACGTGGAGGCGATGAAGCCGGACTGGCGGAATTGGTTCACGATCTGGAGTTCCGGCGCGCTCGATTTGAACGAGGCATCGGCCGAACTGATTGCCGCCGCTGCCGAGATCACTCCTGAGGACGCGAACGTGATTCCCGAGACGGTCCGCGGGATCGATGGGATCCGCGATACCGACGACGACGCGCCGTTTCAATCCGTCGAACAAGCGCTTGCGCTTCTGGGCGTGGACGGCAACGTGCGCCCCGAGATTTCCGCCCGTATGACCGTGAACGATACAACGACCCGCTTGGAAAGCATCGGCACTGTCGCCGGGGCGAAGCGGAAAATCACGGTCATCGTGCGCAACCGAACCGGGAGACCGGCGGTTTTGGAACGAACCGAGGAGGTGATGCCTTGA
- a CDS encoding tetratricopeptide repeat protein → MPEITEADLAPNVKALYLKAISAVQTNNHGYAVKLLQSVLKDAPTFLGGRQILRNCESIVVGGPQKGSKIFGIKTGGMGLGRVAGQVKKDPAAALVMIEEVLEKDPYNPEANDLLFEAFNAMGLPDHAAFALETVRKGHPEEAKPLHKLAEFYLHRDDPGKAADVYRDIIKHHPTDSTAIKGEKDCTARASMQKGGWSETASMADLQRNKGEAAELDAASKSGLTRDQLEDRRDRLILKYNEDPNLLPVVKDLAGIFEQLEDWANAHTFYSWGFSLSNGDVALQTKAGQMKDKTEEQQLKDLEARAASNPDDPEVQALLAERKATRTAEAVEEAKARVDSNPTDPLLRYQLGMAYYNSGDYSNAIPHLQQAKRNPHIQSKVLLLLGRTFKAKGMLDMAAKQLTDALADLIGMDNVKKEVLYEKGLIHEQMGDQQGALDSFKQIYEVDYGYRDVAQRVESSYGG, encoded by the coding sequence ATGCCTGAAATCACCGAAGCGGACCTCGCACCGAATGTGAAGGCCCTGTACCTGAAGGCCATCAGCGCCGTTCAGACCAATAACCACGGCTATGCCGTCAAGCTGCTCCAGAGCGTGCTGAAGGACGCGCCGACCTTCCTCGGCGGCCGCCAGATTCTTCGGAACTGCGAGTCCATCGTTGTCGGCGGCCCGCAGAAGGGCTCCAAGATCTTCGGGATCAAGACCGGCGGCATGGGGCTCGGAAGAGTCGCCGGGCAGGTGAAGAAGGACCCGGCAGCCGCGCTCGTCATGATCGAGGAGGTGCTGGAGAAGGATCCTTACAATCCCGAAGCCAACGACCTGCTGTTTGAGGCCTTCAATGCGATGGGCCTGCCGGACCACGCGGCTTTCGCGCTGGAAACGGTCCGCAAGGGACATCCCGAGGAAGCCAAGCCGCTCCACAAGCTGGCCGAGTTCTATCTCCATCGCGACGATCCGGGCAAGGCCGCCGACGTCTATCGCGACATCATCAAGCATCACCCGACCGACTCCACCGCGATCAAGGGCGAGAAGGATTGCACCGCCCGTGCCTCGATGCAAAAGGGCGGCTGGAGTGAAACCGCCAGCATGGCCGACCTCCAACGCAACAAGGGTGAGGCCGCCGAACTCGATGCTGCCAGCAAGAGTGGTCTGACCCGCGATCAGCTCGAGGACCGCCGTGATCGTCTCATCCTGAAGTACAACGAGGATCCGAACCTGCTTCCCGTGGTCAAGGATCTTGCCGGCATCTTCGAGCAGCTCGAAGACTGGGCCAACGCCCACACCTTCTACTCGTGGGGTTTCAGCCTGAGCAATGGCGACGTGGCGCTCCAGACGAAGGCCGGGCAGATGAAGGACAAGACGGAAGAGCAGCAGCTCAAGGATCTCGAGGCGCGTGCCGCCTCCAATCCTGACGATCCGGAAGTCCAAGCCCTGCTCGCCGAGCGTAAGGCGACCCGTACCGCCGAAGCGGTCGAGGAAGCCAAGGCACGCGTCGATTCCAACCCGACCGACCCGCTGCTGCGCTACCAACTGGGCATGGCGTACTACAACTCCGGCGACTACAGCAACGCCATCCCTCACCTCCAGCAGGCCAAGCGCAACCCGCACATCCAGTCGAAGGTGTTGCTTCTCCTCGGCCGGACCTTCAAGGCCAAGGGCATGCTCGACATGGCTGCCAAGCAGCTCACCGACGCGCTGGCCGACCTCATCGGCATGGACAACGTCAAGAAGGAAGTCCTCTACGAGAAGGGCCTCATTCACGAGCAGATGGGCGACCAGCAAGGAGCGCTCGATTCCTTCAAGCAGATCTACGAAGTCGACTACGGCTACCGCGACGTGGCCCAACGCGTCGAGTCGTCCTACGGCGGCTGA
- the gspG gene encoding type II secretion system major pseudopilin GspG translates to MKYQSVIRRRSSAGFTLLEMVIVLGIIALILGGSITFMGKISESAKVSRVDGDFSTISSGLKMYKVNNGSYPSTQQGLKALVDKPSGTPAPRRWSRIMDKVPLDPWNNEYGYKFPGSKDPSEFEIISKGADGAEGGDTDYSSQDPK, encoded by the coding sequence ATGAAATACCAATCCGTTATCCGTCGTCGCTCCAGCGCGGGTTTCACCCTGCTTGAAATGGTCATCGTCCTCGGGATCATCGCCCTGATTCTGGGCGGTTCGATCACGTTCATGGGCAAGATCAGCGAGTCGGCCAAGGTGAGCCGCGTGGACGGCGACTTCAGCACGATTTCCAGCGGCCTGAAAATGTACAAGGTCAACAATGGCAGCTACCCCTCCACCCAGCAGGGCCTCAAGGCGCTGGTGGACAAGCCATCCGGCACGCCGGCCCCGCGCCGCTGGTCCAGGATCATGGACAAGGTGCCGCTTGACCCGTGGAACAACGAGTATGGCTACAAGTTCCCGGGCAGCAAGGATCCGAGCGAGTTCGAGATCATTTCCAAAGGTGCTGACGGTGCCGAAGGCGGCGATACCGACTACTCCAGCCAGGATCCGAAATAA
- a CDS encoding PulJ/GspJ family protein, with protein sequence MNTNSRYPARRRGFTLLEVVIAMGLLALLVGMIFGSANANIQLGNAVVQTQAEESEKNAFFDLLSRRFGSLPGNTRMELVSKDIGSHYTSDLTLQNVPLAFTWGGTEKVAKAVQISTVLKRDGYLDIVLRYYEEEIIEDSDNTQSNVKVEPFAEVVLLQGVRTFEWRVLDGRTMEWQYDWDLVGRLPLQMELTIAFGNQGTPMRQIFWITPKQDPEVMMRQLQQQGAGGGQGQGPGQGGDIQIDVPDGGEGGGGGRGNGGGRGNGGGGGGGRGNGGGGGGMGPPGGNR encoded by the coding sequence ATGAATACCAACTCCCGATATCCGGCCCGTCGCCGAGGTTTCACATTGCTGGAAGTGGTGATCGCGATGGGGCTGCTGGCGCTGCTGGTCGGCATGATCTTCGGGTCCGCCAATGCCAACATCCAGCTCGGCAATGCGGTGGTCCAAACCCAAGCCGAGGAGAGCGAGAAGAACGCGTTCTTCGACCTGCTATCGCGGCGCTTCGGCTCGTTGCCGGGGAATACCCGCATGGAGCTGGTCTCGAAGGACATCGGCTCCCACTACACATCGGATCTCACGCTGCAGAACGTCCCGCTCGCATTCACGTGGGGCGGGACCGAGAAGGTCGCCAAGGCGGTCCAAATTTCCACGGTGCTCAAGCGCGACGGCTATCTCGACATCGTGCTCCGCTACTACGAGGAAGAGATCATCGAGGACAGCGACAACACCCAGAGCAATGTGAAGGTGGAACCCTTCGCGGAGGTGGTGCTGCTGCAAGGCGTCCGCACCTTTGAATGGCGCGTGCTCGACGGCCGCACCATGGAGTGGCAGTATGATTGGGATCTTGTCGGGCGCTTGCCGCTGCAGATGGAGCTGACCATCGCCTTCGGCAACCAAGGCACGCCGATGCGGCAGATTTTCTGGATCACTCCGAAACAGGATCCCGAGGTGATGATGCGCCAACTCCAGCAGCAAGGAGCGGGCGGAGGGCAAGGACAAGGACCCGGCCAAGGCGGTGACATTCAAATTGATGTTCCGGATGGAGGTGAAGGAGGCGGTGGCGGACGAGGAAATGGTGGTGGCCGCGGAAATGGCGGAGGGGGCGGTGGCGGTCGTGGGAATGGCGGAGGGGGTGGAGGAATGGGTCCTCCAGGAGGTAATCGATGA